A segment of the Hyperolius riggenbachi isolate aHypRig1 chromosome 8, aHypRig1.pri, whole genome shotgun sequence genome:
GAGGAATTTTGGTTTTTAAAACTATGTACTTTAAATACCATACATAATGTAATGTGTAAATTCCATACGTAATGTAATTTGTTGCATTCTGTCACGCCTGTTCCATAAACTAAGCTGAGCCTTGATGTTTCATTTCTGCTTCCTGTGTGCCACTTAATAAAGGCCATAAATTATATGATCACTGAGAAGTACAAAATGTACATTCCAAGTCAGCTGCAAGTAACTTCACCCACCAAACCTGAAGACATTTAGTACTTCAGCAGGCGCAAACCGATAACCAACAGTAGTGTGACTTCCCATCAGTAACTAATATCAAAATTCAGTGAGATGGGAGGACTATTGCTCCTTTTAAAAATGACTAAAGACCCAGTGATGGTTATTAGTTTGTAAATGCTCATGTCTGCTGTCTTGGCCCCCCTCAAAATTTACCAGAGAATTCTGTTACAGTGGGGGGGTTCATAAGTTGGGCAGGACCCTTAAAACTGAATTGCTTTGGGATCTGTATTTGTACAGTTTATTGGCTGAAAACTTTACCCTTAGAATGTAGGGTgggtttattttctttttgtttgtttttaacttgTGTGCTAAAAGATCTGTTCCATTTCTAGGACGAATTGATGCCCAGGAAATAATGCAGTCACTCCGTGACCTCGGCGTACATATCTCTGAACAGCAGGCagtgaaaatcctgaagaggtgaGCATGTAGGACGGGCCCAGCCAAGCTTCAGGCTGTGTATTACTGTGCCGAGTCTGCTTTCTACCCCCTCTTTTCTGGATGGTATCCCACCGAATGCAGAAAAGTAACCTAATCATTCCGTAAATCCTGAGCTATCTTCAAAAGCTTTCTGGGCTCTGCCCTGTTAGCGGCTCTGCCCTGTTAGCGGCTCTGCCCTGTTAGCGGCTCTGCCCTGTTAGCGGCTCTGCCCTGTTAGCGGCTCTGCCCTGTTAGCGGCTCTGCCCTGTTAGCGGCTCTGCCCTGTTAGCGGCTCTGCCCTAAACCCAGTAAGCCTTTTATAcaaacgtgggggggggggggggtttaatagTTCCACCAGGGAGTAACTGTTTTCTGTGCTGTCTTCCCTTTTGCTTCTGTCTGTGTCAGAATTAGGAGGGGCCAACGCTTTGGTCCTGTTGCCCAGTAAGTATGTTGTCCTCTTGTCTTCCTCCCGCTGTGCCTTGACTGTGCTTGTGTATCGTGCATGCTGCCCTATGTTTGTTGTTTAGGTCTCTGACTCTGTTTTGTGCTTTTTGTCTTTCAGTATGGATAAAAATGGCACAATGACAATAGACTGGAATGAGTGGAGAGATTATCACCTTTTACATCCAGCTGACAACATTCCCGAAATCATACTTTATTGGAAACATTCAACGGTAAGCCTTTTCTTTTTCCTCCTCCTTGCGGCAATGTACACTACTGTTGTAACTGGATGCACCTGTGCATGAAGTATGCATGCTGTAGTGGTTCTCTGGCATGCAGATAGCTCGGTACACTGAGCCGCTTGTGCATGTGCAACCTACCTTAGCCAATGTACTGCTACAGTGCAAATAGGAAACAGTATGTCCAATGCTGTATGAAAACTGAAGTGTAGCCATTTGGCTTGACATGGACTTGTTTCTCAGTTACACTTCAGTTATGGCATACATTGTCACTCCAGAAAACAGAACTGGTGTAGGCATTCAGCTCTAGCCATGTACAGCTGTCTTAGATAAGTAGCCCATTTATGGCAGTAACATTGTTTCCTTACAGTTGGCTACAGCCAGTAGGGAGCAATGAATCTTTGCTGAAAGAACACTTATTTCTTTAGAATGGGCAAATATTGACATCTTTGGAATATTCAAAATCTGAATCTTCGTACTTGGGCACCACGGCAGGGGGTGTTAAAGTAAATGTAAAGTGActaaaagtcagatactttcctatggacagggaaggctctggatcctatagcgcCTTTTACTGTCTTTTCTTGCTCAGTGTTCCAGCGTTGTTACCCCCGTTGTGTGTATTCATCCAActggctccgtactgtgcatgcatgagcgcGATTGtacgcacagtacagagccgccaggCTTAGGAAGCACTCAGACATGCCTCCCGAGGCGGAAAGTTAAACGGGGTCGACGGCGCTGGAACAAAATAACAAGgcgctataggatccagagccttccctatccATAGGTCAGTATCTGACTTCTTTTGAAGGGTTTGAGTCCCATCTGGCTAGATAGAAGAGAATAACTGTAGTTGTATTTGCTAGCAGCATAGACTTTGTAAAGCACTCAGCACTTTGTACCAGTTTAAAGAATAATTTTGCATTCCTCAGGTTGACTGGATATTGTATTAGACATCCTGTGGtgttaaacaggaagttgctttaTCTGTACTAATAAGTGATTAAAATCCATGAAGTGAAAACTTGGCACCAAACTGCACGCGGAGAGTAACTGGTCCCAGTCAGTCAGAGCTGGTTTGTTCCACCCACTTGCCACTCAGCTGTGTTGCACCAACCGGATAATTTTCCCCTTACATATTTTGATGCAGAAAATTTGCATGAGCAGACTTGAGTGAAGCCTTTGTTGTGAGAAGTGGTGATAAGAGCTCTGAGGCTGACTAGTGTAGGGCATGGCTTATACCTATTGGCTTGAGTGTGCCGATGTTgaaccaatctctctcctccctctgcagATCTTCGATGTTGGAGAAAATCTCCTTGTCCCAGATGAGTTTACAGTGGAAGAGAAGCAAACTGGAATGTGGTGGAGGCATCTTGTGGCTGGCGGCGGGGCTGGCGCCGTATCACGGACATGCACGGCGCCTCTAGACCGGTTAAAAGTTTTAATGCAGGTAAGCAGGATTTGAAACCCAAATGACACATACACTTGTCACAGTACCTGGCTTCTTTTAGTACTGTTAGATTAGATAGCATTGATTCATGATGCAAATTCTTAAGTTTCAATGAGTTCAGTAGGGCAAGGAAAATTGTGTAATCATGGTTACGCTGATAAATGTCAAGAATGCTGGACTTTGTTCTGCACGACATCTGATTTGCAAGTTCAGGGAGTGCTGTAGACCagagagcagtttttttttctggcacTCTGCCATGTCGTAGATGAATTGTGTGCCAAGGTCATATGAGACTGTGCTGCAACCCAGCACAAGTCTAAAGGCCCATCATACCCACGACGCTATTTTACTGGTGACCGGCGGGGATGTTTTTTTGAGCAGCGTGTGGTAGTTTCCGCGATCTTGTAAGATAGGTACAGGCACGCAAACGACATTTTAATTACGCTCGTCTAAGTCACATCGGATGTTTAAGATCACCGACAACTCCGTGCAAAGTACCGCAATTGCTTAACTTCCTGTTCGTGCccgtgcgagcgtgaagaggaatcTCTGAACTCTCGTCAAGGGGATGTCGCTGGACTCGTCGGGTGGTGAGTATTCGGCTTAATGTTCAGTATGGCTTTTGTGGTAATTCAAAAAATCAGAGACCCTTTATATTACTGGCAGCAGACTGCAATGACCCATAGCAGCCAGTTACTGTAGtctctcttttaaaaaaaaaagttaaaagcacCCCATTTTTACCACAAATGTATGAATGCTGCCTATGTGACAGCATAAGGATTTACAACTGCCTATAATTCTAGTTCCAAAATGCTATACTGATTATATCAAGCATTATTGTAGGCCACAGtcgctatgtaacacaaaagcaagGCTTGTGCACTTGTCttgtgctgggaacacacgatacgGTTTTTGCGGTCGATTCTCCGCGATTGATTTTACCATTCGATTCTCTGCTTGTCTCTTATCTTCAGCTCGTTTTTACCTTCGCTTCTAAGGAATCGAGCGCTAAAATGATTGAGcagaatatcggacatgacagaatTTATAAATCGAACGCATCTATTGTGCGGTAAAACAAAACGTGTCTTCCCAGCATTATAGTCTTGTTACCAGACACTTTAATGGACCGGGACAAACCCGCTCCGTAAATACAATTCAATAGTAATTGTAGGTTCTAATTATGGGTCACAATGCCTCCTAGGTATATAAAAACTGACTTAAATATTAGACAAATATAGTTAGAATGTGATCATTCTAACTAATCAACCCTCTATGTACATGAATGAACTAGTTTGAGTGCTGTTGTGCATATCTTGGGTATTCAATCCTAAAATTAAGTTTTTTGCTGATTCAGTGAAGTGCTGTTGGTCATGCCAGCCGTGCAGAGCAGCTACAAGTCCATGTGTTACAGCTGATTATTACTTTGTTTTGGGAATGAGCATTATACCTGTGACGCACTTTCACTCGAGCCACATTCAGCCTTAGCCAGAGTTTTACATGCTGAGAGTtattacgcattcctgctgggaTTACACACAAGCTGCAGCCATTGTGCTGGGATTATTGGCGATTTCTGAGCACACGTCTTTGTTTTGTCTCACAGGTCCATGCGTCACGCAGCAACAACATGTCCATGCTGGGGGGCTTCACGCAAATGATCCGTGAGGGAGGCCTCCGCTCACTGTGGCGTGGAAATGGAATCAACGTGATTAAAATTGCCCCAGAGTCGGCCATAAAGTTCATGGCTTATGAGCAGGTGAGTCATTGAATTCTCATTTCTGGGACTGTAAATTGTACATTGCTAAAGTTGCTTCTGAATTGGTCGTGAAATTCTGAAATGTAATAGTCTGTAATTTTTTGTTGCAGATTAAGCGATTCATTGGCACTGATCAGGAGACTCTGGGGATCCGTGAGAGACTGGTGGCTGGTTCTCTGGCTGGTGCAATTGCACAGAGCAGTATATACCCTATGGAGGTGAGCGCTAGACCTAACTGCCTTCTACAAATATGAACTACACTTATGGTTACTTTTACTAAAAGATCCGCTTGGTTACAGGTGCTGAAAACAAGAATGGCTTTGAGAAAGACTGGCCAATACCAAGGGATGTGGGATTGCGCAAAAAATATCTTGCTAAAAGAGGGAATGGCTGCCTTCTACAAAGGCTACGTGCCCAACATGCTGGGGATTATCCCTTATGCTGGCATCGATTTGGCAGTGTATGAGGTAAGCAGTCTTGTTTGCATTCTGTGGGTACCAAAGAGAAGTGACTTGATTTGCACAGAATTGGTCTTGTAGATTCACAGTTTCAATTGCCCAGAACAACCAGTTAAAGTAGCCATACATCACTCACTGTATTGGCAGATTGGcctgagacagatctctctctgatcaaatctgattagagcggGATCTTTTACCTTCCCATACAGCACAGGctgatttccagtagatttcgGTATAAAATCTATCAGAAACCAGCCAgcctagtgctgccaccagccTGGGGCTCACCTGTCAGCTGGCGTGACTCCAAGCCTTCTCTGGTGTTTGGTGTCCCTACAAACGGCTCCATACCAAGTGGTATAGGTGCTCATGGTGAAAGCAGACGCCGCAGGAGGTACTTAATTTTGGTTCAATGTCAGTAGTTTTGGTCAGTTCATACAGAGCTTTGTCTTGTGTTGCAGCTCAGGTTTATTTACTGACTAGTGGCCTTAGCCCGTTTATAAAACGGACTAGGTCTGTCACTAATCcttcatgcacgcccgccccttctggccccgtcggctctcggcagtgtccctgcacatgcgcagtgcaaaaaagcactgacacccggacagacgcagggacacttgcctattattgtATAGGATACAGCTAGGGAATGAACTGAGCTCTCAGGTAGGTCAGCCCAAAATATGTCCAGTGGCAACTGCTCCCCTTTGAGCCAGTTCCTTTTGCACCAGTCTTGATAAAACTACCACCACAGAATAGTTTAAATCATGATTTGCATGTGCAATGTCAGGTACCGACTGGTTCGCCAGTGGCTACTCGTGTCACATATTTGCACATCTGCAGGTTTCTTATTCCGAATAAAGCTGaaaaatgtagtttttttttttttttttggttttgaaaTCTATTCACTGTTAACGTAATGAATTTGTTTTCCTATTTGAACAGACTCTAAAGAATGCCTGGCTGAGCCGCTATGCCACAAGCAGTGCTGACCCTGGAGTATTTGTGTTACTGGCTTGTGGGACCATCTCCAGCACGTGTGGGCAGCTTTCCAGCTATCCCCTGGCACTGGTCAGGACTCGCATGCAGGCACAGGGTGAGTCTTTGCATTGGCCTTAGTATCCTCACATTGGTTGTCATTAGTTTATTCTGAACACCACAAAAGTAGTCATAGATTTACAGGTTAGCAAAGCTTGTATGGTTTGGTCTACTAGGATACCTTTAGTGCACTTTCTAATTACAGTGACGTTTGTGTTGCACAAATAAGTGGACTCAGAGGACATTTGGCTGTATCTGCCCTCCCAATGCACTGCCCCATTGTCTTGGTGTAGGAATGTGAAACAGGGCAGTTATATGTAGCTGAATAAACCTTTctgtctttttatatatatatatatatatatatatatatatatatatataaaatttgttATTCATAgtcaaattttaaattttttttttttgcgattaaaGCAATATTGAAATGACTGCAGGAGAGAAAAAAGCAGATACTGatctatggagaggaaaggctctggatcctaaagagccttcctgttcctcggtATCCTGGTTCCAGCGCAGTCCCCCCTTGTCGAATTTGCTACCACCGGAAGGCCTCATAAGGCActggagtgcttccaaagactagcggctccatactgctcaCAAGCGCTCTCAtccatgtgcagtacggagcacTCAGGGACACCGAAGGCTTTCAAGGATCCTTGGGGGCTTATTCAACCAGTTGGTCGAATGTGCAATGGGGGTGACAGGACACAGAGGGAGGAATAGGAAGGCCGtataggatccagaaccttccctctccataggtgatacTGTTAGTCGCATGTTCAAGTAATCTTGGTCGAATAAAGTCCTTAGTATCTTGTGAAAAGAAAAATGCAGGGCATGACTGGTTTCCAAAACCTGTGAGCAGTACTGCTTATGGGGATGGGTATCCCCCTCTTGGCCTCTACCACTAACAAGCTTACTAATGCCATTTACTTGTACAACACGAAgaatccacagcaccacgtcagtaatgtacagcttttattgttaaaataacagccataaccgctttttttttttgcgggggggagggggtttgagaTTCCTGTTGGTGGTTCTGCTACTGTTCCAGCAGTTTCAAATGGTGCTCTTTAGTGGATGTCTGCTTTTTGTCTGAAGAGTTGtgcctaatctgcatattctttcTCTGCAGCTTCTATTGAAGGAGCTCCACAAGTGTCGATGAGCCACCTCTTTAAGCACATTTTGCAAACGGAGGGGCCGTTTGGACTTTACCGAGGCCTTGCCCCCAACTTCATGAAGGTGATCCCAGCCGTCAGCATCAGCTATGTGGTGTACGAGCACCTTAAAAGCACACTGGGAGTGACCTCTCGGTGATCAGCAAAGGGGACACCTGCTGTTGCCGGACATCAGACTGCAATCCTGGGCCGTACTCTCTGGATGAGAATGGTCTTGTCTTCATTCTGTGAATGTGTTTAACACTAAAAGCGAAGGAGTAAAACTGTGATACAAGCCCACAGACAGAATGACGTGAGACTTGGCCTCTGTGCTAAGAACTCTTTACACAGTTGGGCGATTTTTAGCTCATTCCACCCTCCTGCTTAAGAGGGGACCAGTAGCATCTTCCAAGCTGATAccttgtttacatttttgtttgttttttggattTACAACTGTACCCATTTTATGTATTGCCCCACACAAGGGCatgtctgttttttctttttcctttttgaatgtgtagtagtagtagtagtatgtaGTGCAGTTCTGACATGCAGCATGCATTTAAAGTGCTATTGCTGAGGCAGAGGCCAGAGACGAGGATAGGTTACCCAGAAACGCCCAGGTGTGTGCCAGGTAATTTCTCTGCTTGCTGTGGAACAGCTGTCCATGGATTCCTCTGAATCCTGGAAATAGTTTCACAAGAATCAGAACCTTTCATTATAACCCATGTATGTGGTAGACTATATTTGGTAGATATTAGACTAGCTCTAATATCTGTCCAGTTCATTACTTGAATATAATCCCTGCTACTGATAGCAGGACTATAGATTAAAATCcctcctaacttttttttttttttttttactcttttttttttttttaaactttgtttTGGATGGGGGATAAGTAAAGGAACCTGCAGTGTATTTGTTCCATGGAACCTTACTATGATCGGTTCAttctgctgccatgcctgcctccATTAATGCTTCTAACTGAATAACTAAAGTTCACCCATCAAGGTAGATCCATggaagtgggttttttttttgtttttgttttttattttctgaTGGCTTGAAGGCACAGATCATGATTGGCGTGCTGATCACTCTTCAATGCTTGTGCAGAATCAGCAGTGGCTACTTCCATAGTTCTTTTATGGCATGATTTAAAGGAGAACGCTATCTGCCAAAATAATTTCCTAGTTATATtggctaaaccccccccccccataattgctgctttaatttcttttttacttCAATTGGCATTTCCACTGATTTTTATAGTGCtttcagaaatgtttttttttttttccccctccccactAATTAGTAGCCTCTGCCCAGTCTTTCATGCAGTGAGAGAAGTACAGGCAAAGCTTCATACTGAGGTTCCATAGTAAATGTGCACATattactccttctcctcctccctaaAATTATTTAGGCCAGGGAATTTTATTGGAGGGCATTTGCGCTATGTGTTAATCTGTCAGACAGTTGAAGTCTGCAATGGCAGCTTACATTGCTTTGACAGATTTACCATAATGCATTCTTTTTGCCTGCCCTCCGCATGGCTGTTTGATACGTTTTTGCTTTGATCTATTGGtatcactggggcatgctgtcaAATGTAAATCATTGCAGTTGTCTGACTATCTGCTGCCCTTATTTGCTCCTCTAGACTTTCTTCACCTGGGCATAAACCTGGCGCCTCTAGCTGCTAGAAACATgacttaatttactttttttttaaagtaacctAGAAAAGAGTGGTgtcttaattttttatttatatttttatttttttcatatgcTGTCATTTCACTCAAACATCAGTTCTGTCCATCCATTTTGTTTGCACATTCCTCTTTTTAATTTGTCATGGATTTTACTGCCTCGCTtgtatttattatatatttatttaagaaGATAACCATAAGATATTTTTACAAATGTTTAATATTACTATAGTATTATGGccttttttattttaactttCATCACTAACTTGTTTTACTTTTGCTGCGTATGTGTCAGGCCCGATTTGTAGGCATTGCCTAGGTACTTTGGTCAGATTACATACAGTAACCTCTGTCCAAGTTCTTAAGTTTGTTCTTATTGGCCACTTTCTGTTCACTAAACAGCAGGAAGTGAATCGGCCACGAATAGCGGTGGCTATTGGTAGGTTATCAGGTCATTGGGAGCAAGGAACCGTTTCTGGGATCCACAGACGGAAAACTAGCTGTTCTGACCTCACAAAAAATTTTGCACTTTAAATAGTAGGATGTTGTGCGAATTTAGAGTGATTTGGTGCTTTGTACACTTTCCCCTTTAAAGGCTCAGTCTACCGAAAACCTGATACTGACATTTGAATTGTTCTTAACTGAACCATTCTCAGCTTTTAAGTTTCTCCAGCAGTTGATTTCTGCTCTAGAGTTCCCAAACCGTCTCGGAGGTCTTTGCTTTCCTGTTTCTTGCCTTTGAGTTAACGGGACAGGCAGAGCAAGACTTCTACTGCAGCAGAGGATACTTGGCTATTGTGGAGCAGAAATAACAGTTCAGAAGCATTGCGAACATTGGAGCCCCCCCAAGAGGAATATGTCAATGGTGAAGCTTGCCCCCAAATATCAGTTTTGGGTGGACTGACTCTTAACTCTGCTGCATCTTTTACATAGTTACCTTTTGCACATAGAAATCTCTCTAGTTAATGTGGATCCAAATGAGCAACGGTTGGCTTTCCATCATAGAGTGGCATCTCTCTGAATACTGTTAGTCACACTGTTTAGTCCTTTATGGTACATTCTTAGATTGGATACAGAGCTTTTCACTCTGGTTTAGGTGTCTTAAGAGACAGTATTAAAATGAAGGATTGTAATTGTCTTGAAGGATATTCCCATGATGTGTCCATGGGATGCATGTGAAATGTTTGGATTTTATTAGGCTGCTAGCCGCCTGCTGCTTCAATGAAAGCGT
Coding sequences within it:
- the SLC25A25 gene encoding mitochondrial adenyl nucleotide antiporter SLC25A25 isoform X2 — translated: MLCLSLYVPVLDQSQAEFQYFESDGLPSELKSIFRLSLFIPSQEVSTYRQWRQKIVKAGDKDLDGQLDFDEFVHYLRDHEKKLRLVFRSLDKKNDGRIDAQEIMQSLRDLGVHISEQQAVKILKSMDKNGTMTIDWNEWRDYHLLHPADNIPEIILYWKHSTIFDVGENLLVPDEFTVEEKQTGMWWRHLVAGGGAGAVSRTCTAPLDRLKVLMQVHASRSNNMSMLGGFTQMIREGGLRSLWRGNGINVIKIAPESAIKFMAYEQIKRFIGTDQETLGIRERLVAGSLAGAIAQSSIYPMEVLKTRMALRKTGQYQGMWDCAKNILLKEGMAAFYKGYVPNMLGIIPYAGIDLAVYETLKNAWLSRYATSSADPGVFVLLACGTISSTCGQLSSYPLALVRTRMQAQASIEGAPQVSMSHLFKHILQTEGPFGLYRGLAPNFMKVIPAVSISYVVYEHLKSTLGVTSR
- the SLC25A25 gene encoding mitochondrial adenyl nucleotide antiporter SLC25A25 isoform X1, which encodes MLDESRINQQLLDAGLPSMAVPRTLVSPLLSGVFCQCDTLGGLHTHDTPTSLSAALGADPCGGTVCGGPEYQRRLEVLFQILDVNQDGGICVNDLAAGLKKLGVHRTEVELMKIVKAGDKDLDGQLDFDEFVHYLRDHEKKLRLVFRSLDKKNDGRIDAQEIMQSLRDLGVHISEQQAVKILKSMDKNGTMTIDWNEWRDYHLLHPADNIPEIILYWKHSTIFDVGENLLVPDEFTVEEKQTGMWWRHLVAGGGAGAVSRTCTAPLDRLKVLMQVHASRSNNMSMLGGFTQMIREGGLRSLWRGNGINVIKIAPESAIKFMAYEQIKRFIGTDQETLGIRERLVAGSLAGAIAQSSIYPMEVLKTRMALRKTGQYQGMWDCAKNILLKEGMAAFYKGYVPNMLGIIPYAGIDLAVYETLKNAWLSRYATSSADPGVFVLLACGTISSTCGQLSSYPLALVRTRMQAQASIEGAPQVSMSHLFKHILQTEGPFGLYRGLAPNFMKVIPAVSISYVVYEHLKSTLGVTSR